One window of the Amycolatopsis mediterranei genome contains the following:
- a CDS encoding MarR family winged helix-turn-helix transcriptional regulator translates to MDEELRALVADEGVVLWGRVVNLHRALNTLLHADIRAATGLDGTEFEFLLRLARFPGPRTHASMVAARMGYSSAGTTKLVARLEDKGVIRRERDPQDGRAFRVALTDAGQAALRAGLKAHIPRLDAEMINRLTAAQRRQLQDLLRRIDPGETTGTPGRETR, encoded by the coding sequence GTGGATGAGGAGTTGCGTGCGCTGGTGGCCGACGAAGGAGTGGTGCTGTGGGGCCGGGTGGTCAACCTGCACCGGGCCCTCAACACGTTGCTGCACGCCGACATCCGCGCCGCCACCGGCCTGGACGGCACCGAGTTCGAGTTCCTGCTGCGCCTGGCGCGCTTTCCCGGCCCGCGCACCCACGCCAGCATGGTCGCCGCCCGGATGGGCTACAGCTCCGCGGGCACCACCAAGCTGGTCGCCCGCCTGGAGGACAAGGGCGTGATCCGCCGGGAACGCGACCCGCAGGACGGCCGCGCTTTCCGGGTCGCGCTGACCGACGCGGGCCAGGCGGCTCTGCGCGCCGGGCTCAAAGCCCACATCCCGCGCCTGGACGCCGAGATGATCAACCGGCTGACCGCGGCCCAGCGCCGACAGCTCCAGGACCTGCTGCGCCGCATCGACCCCGGAGAGACAACCGGCACGCCCGGGCGGGAAACCCGGTGA
- a CDS encoding MBL fold metallo-hydrolase: protein MTDLTYTIIDGDFPAGVKNKTATLVTSENEALLVDAGFTRADGHRLVAAALDAGRQLTTVVISHADPDFYFGAEVIADAFPDATFLATPEVAAAMAKKYEGKLKAWAALGANLPTRLIETEPLTSDLTFAGHTFQLKGAPAALPDRTYLYQAEDRAILGGVLVFADEHVWIADTPRDEQLDAWDALLSEMQGLEPTLVVPGHRQPSAAADASAIAYTLEYIAAFRRIVAEAADGATATEELLRAYPQAGMQIAAQLGPKVVKGEMAWG from the coding sequence ATGACCGACCTGACCTACACGATCATCGACGGGGACTTCCCCGCCGGAGTCAAGAACAAAACCGCGACCCTGGTGACCAGCGAGAACGAGGCACTGCTGGTCGACGCCGGGTTCACCCGCGCCGACGGGCACCGGCTGGTCGCCGCCGCACTCGACGCCGGCAGGCAGCTGACCACCGTGGTGATCAGCCACGCCGACCCGGACTTCTACTTCGGCGCCGAAGTCATCGCCGACGCCTTCCCCGACGCGACCTTCCTGGCCACCCCGGAGGTGGCCGCCGCGATGGCGAAGAAGTACGAGGGCAAGCTCAAGGCCTGGGCCGCGCTGGGCGCGAACCTGCCCACCCGGCTGATCGAGACCGAGCCGCTGACCAGCGACCTGACGTTCGCCGGCCACACCTTCCAGCTCAAGGGCGCACCCGCCGCGCTGCCCGACCGCACCTACCTCTACCAGGCCGAGGACCGCGCGATCCTCGGCGGCGTGCTGGTCTTCGCCGACGAGCACGTGTGGATCGCCGACACCCCGCGCGACGAGCAGCTCGACGCCTGGGACGCGCTCCTGAGCGAGATGCAGGGCCTCGAGCCCACGCTCGTGGTGCCCGGCCACCGGCAGCCCTCGGCCGCTGCGGACGCGAGCGCGATCGCCTACACCCTCGAGTACATCGCCGCGTTCCGCCGCATCGTGGCCGAAGCCGCCGACGGCGCCACCGCCACCGAGGAACTGCTCAGGGCGTACCCGCAGGCCGGCATGCAGATCGCCGCACAGCTCGGCCCGAAGGTCGTCAAGGGCGAAATGGCGTGGGGCTGA
- a CDS encoding nuclear transport factor 2 family protein: protein MTETDFATSSTPADVVRRQYLASAAADLAALRATLAPDVEWTEMAGFPLAGTYRTPNGVTANVMQRLGADWDGWAAHDDTYVVDGENVVVLARYTAVHKATGKHLNARVAHHFVVRGGLIVRFEQFVDTALVRDAATPDS from the coding sequence ATGACCGAGACCGATTTCGCCACGAGCAGCACACCGGCCGACGTGGTGCGCCGCCAATACCTCGCCTCCGCCGCGGCCGACCTGGCCGCCCTGCGCGCCACGCTCGCCCCGGACGTGGAATGGACCGAGATGGCCGGCTTTCCGCTGGCCGGCACCTACCGCACGCCTAACGGCGTGACCGCGAACGTCATGCAGCGGCTCGGCGCCGACTGGGACGGCTGGGCCGCGCACGACGACACCTACGTCGTCGACGGTGAGAACGTCGTGGTCCTGGCCCGCTACACCGCGGTCCACAAAGCCACCGGCAAGCACCTGAACGCGCGCGTCGCCCACCACTTCGTCGTACGTGGCGGCCTGATCGTGCGCTTCGAGCAGTTCGTCGACACCGCCCTGGTGCGCGACGCCGCAACCCCCGACAGCTGA
- a CDS encoding ester cyclase, which translates to MSAAANKALVLAFYQQAFNDGRPEQAAVHLGTTYTQHNPGAPDGAEGFIGYVHWLRGQFPELHLDIKRAIAEDDLVVTHSNLHLKPGDLGMAVADLWRVADDKIVEHWDVVQEVPEKSSNDNTMF; encoded by the coding sequence GTGTCCGCAGCCGCGAACAAAGCCCTCGTGCTCGCCTTCTACCAGCAGGCGTTCAACGACGGCCGGCCCGAACAGGCCGCCGTCCACCTGGGCACCACCTACACCCAGCACAACCCCGGTGCCCCGGACGGCGCCGAGGGCTTCATCGGCTACGTGCACTGGCTGCGCGGCCAGTTCCCCGAACTGCACCTGGACATCAAGCGCGCCATCGCCGAAGACGATCTGGTAGTGACCCACAGCAACCTGCACCTCAAGCCCGGCGACCTCGGCATGGCGGTGGCCGACCTCTGGCGCGTCGCCGACGACAAGATCGTCGAACACTGGGACGTCGTGCAGGAGGTCCCCGAGAAAAGCAGCAACGACAACACCATGTTCTGA
- a CDS encoding ABC transporter substrate-binding protein: protein MSNSLSRRRALTTGVGAALGLGVLAATSAPASASPAGSAGEETKSLDELYQDAIAEGGKLVVYAGGDTAAQGNGVRAAFENRFPAIDFEYIVDYSKYHDVRVDNQLATGTLVPDVVQLQTLQDFDRWKALGRLMRYKPAGFSKLYKGFRDPQAAWVSVTVIAFSYSYSTTALGSNGPKTPLDLVDPAWKGKIASSYPNDDDAVLFLYSLYAQTYGWDWVAKLAAQDVRFARGTNSPGEAVNSGLKAIGVGGSGSAVASSSPVKWVVPDGHPFMAWGQRAAILNQAKHPAAAKLYLNFALSPDNQKASFNGWSVRTDVTPPAGLKPIWQYPNAHVDEFPRFMADRAELERLRQTFALYFGEVQGAPTPGWLGLHPGA from the coding sequence GTGTCGAACTCACTCAGCCGACGACGTGCCCTCACCACCGGAGTCGGCGCCGCGCTCGGCCTCGGCGTGCTCGCGGCCACCTCGGCTCCCGCATCGGCCTCCCCCGCCGGGAGCGCGGGTGAGGAGACCAAGTCCCTCGACGAGCTCTACCAGGACGCCATCGCCGAGGGCGGCAAGCTGGTCGTCTACGCCGGCGGCGACACCGCGGCCCAGGGCAACGGCGTCCGGGCGGCCTTCGAGAACCGCTTCCCGGCCATCGACTTCGAGTACATCGTGGACTACAGCAAGTACCACGACGTCCGCGTCGACAACCAGCTGGCCACCGGCACGCTCGTCCCCGACGTCGTCCAGCTGCAGACCCTGCAGGACTTCGACCGCTGGAAGGCGCTGGGACGCCTCATGCGCTACAAGCCCGCCGGCTTCTCGAAGCTCTACAAAGGCTTCCGGGATCCGCAGGCCGCATGGGTCTCGGTCACGGTGATCGCCTTCAGCTACTCCTACAGCACAACGGCGCTCGGCTCGAACGGTCCGAAGACCCCGCTCGACCTGGTCGACCCGGCCTGGAAGGGCAAGATCGCCTCTTCCTACCCCAACGACGACGACGCGGTGCTCTTCCTCTACTCGCTGTACGCGCAGACGTACGGATGGGACTGGGTGGCGAAGCTGGCCGCCCAGGACGTGCGGTTCGCCCGCGGCACCAACTCGCCGGGCGAAGCGGTCAACAGCGGGCTGAAAGCGATCGGCGTCGGCGGCTCCGGCTCGGCGGTCGCGTCCTCGTCGCCGGTCAAGTGGGTCGTCCCCGACGGCCACCCGTTCATGGCCTGGGGACAGCGGGCCGCGATCCTGAACCAGGCGAAACACCCGGCCGCGGCCAAGCTGTACCTGAACTTCGCGCTGTCGCCCGACAACCAGAAGGCCTCGTTCAACGGCTGGTCCGTGCGCACCGACGTCACCCCGCCCGCGGGGCTGAAGCCGATCTGGCAGTACCCGAACGCGCACGTGGACGAATTCCCCCGGTTCATGGCGGACCGGGCCGAGCTGGAGCGCCTGCGCCAGACGTTCGCGCTGTACTTCGGCGAGGTCCAGGGCGCTCCCACTCCCGGCTGGCTCGGCCTGCACCCGGGGGCCTAG
- a CDS encoding sensor histidine kinase, with the protein MLGLGLTGAPPRNRRFVLTSGAHLAFFALVGVALIRLDTAYGALCWAIVTISGLLAVVYVLGQTWRGGLSTPWGLAWVAALVVLWALIIVLAPAPLTDAYVWCAVPLAYAGLHVLDHRAGPVAVAVITVVLVGRQVAAAGPFALEAAVVPVVAVWATLALHRAQQRNAAERQRLVDDLRSTRDVLAEEQRRAGMLEERARIARDLHDSLAQELSGSVLMLQATERNWPDRTDAARARVREVVDRLQDELAETRRVIRDLAPSALSESGLDGALRLLCARAHQDGTAAQVRFQVAGTADCPLDEQTAATLFRVAQSVLANVREHARAVNVQVTLRRHPELVELEISDDGAGFDPAGRVSGTGRGLGLPAARTRLDRLGGALDVDSTPGRGTRVTAMVPTRVGPAVPAGVR; encoded by the coding sequence GTGCTCGGACTCGGCCTCACCGGAGCTCCGCCTCGCAACCGCCGGTTCGTGCTGACGAGTGGTGCGCACCTGGCGTTCTTCGCGCTCGTCGGGGTGGCCCTGATTCGGCTCGACACCGCGTACGGGGCACTGTGCTGGGCAATCGTCACGATCAGCGGGCTGCTCGCGGTCGTTTACGTCCTGGGGCAGACCTGGCGGGGCGGGCTGAGCACGCCATGGGGCCTGGCCTGGGTCGCGGCGCTGGTGGTCCTCTGGGCCTTGATCATCGTGCTCGCGCCCGCACCGCTGACCGACGCGTACGTCTGGTGCGCCGTCCCCTTGGCGTACGCCGGCCTGCACGTGCTCGATCACCGGGCAGGCCCGGTCGCGGTCGCCGTGATCACCGTCGTGCTCGTCGGGAGGCAGGTCGCGGCCGCCGGCCCGTTCGCGCTGGAGGCGGCCGTGGTCCCGGTGGTGGCCGTGTGGGCCACCCTGGCGCTCCACCGGGCTCAGCAGCGAAACGCCGCCGAGCGGCAGCGTCTGGTGGACGACCTGCGCAGCACGCGCGACGTGCTGGCCGAGGAGCAGCGCCGCGCCGGGATGCTGGAGGAACGCGCCCGGATCGCCCGTGACCTGCACGACTCCCTCGCGCAGGAGCTCTCCGGCAGCGTGCTGATGCTGCAGGCGACCGAACGGAACTGGCCGGACCGGACCGACGCGGCGCGCGCCCGGGTCCGGGAGGTCGTGGACCGGCTCCAGGACGAGCTCGCCGAGACGCGCCGGGTCATCCGCGACCTCGCCCCCTCGGCTCTCAGCGAGTCCGGGTTGGACGGAGCGCTGCGCCTGCTGTGCGCTCGCGCCCACCAGGACGGGACGGCCGCCCAGGTGCGGTTCCAGGTGGCCGGCACGGCGGACTGCCCCCTGGACGAACAGACCGCCGCCACCCTGTTCCGCGTGGCCCAGAGCGTGCTCGCGAACGTACGCGAACACGCGCGCGCGGTGAACGTGCAGGTCACGCTCCGCCGGCACCCGGAGCTCGTCGAACTGGAGATCAGCGACGACGGCGCCGGCTTCGACCCGGCCGGGCGGGTTTCCGGGACCGGCCGCGGACTCGGCCTCCCCGCCGCCCGGACCCGGCTCGACCGGCTCGGCGGTGCCCTCGACGTCGACAGCACCCCCGGCCGGGGCACCCGGGTGACGGCCATGGTGCCGACGCGGGTCGGTCCGGCGGTCCCGGCAGGCGTTCGATGA
- a CDS encoding response regulator, which produces MTRARLRLLIADDHAVVRAGLRALLEGEEGFEVAGEASSGEDAVRLAGQLVPDVVLMDLRFAGVNQGIDGVEAIRRLAIAAPGVPVVMLTSYAGRADAVRALGAGARGYVLKAGPPEELFRAVRSAAAGGLGLAPEIVDGLVGQVVSPDPDLTTREIEVIRLLASGRSNRAIAEALFLSEATVKTHLVRIYRKLGADNRAAAVSEAVRRGLLELT; this is translated from the coding sequence ATGACCAGGGCGCGGCTGCGCCTGCTGATCGCGGACGACCACGCCGTGGTCAGGGCCGGGCTACGCGCCTTGCTCGAGGGCGAGGAAGGCTTCGAAGTGGCCGGTGAGGCGAGCAGCGGCGAAGACGCCGTGCGGCTGGCCGGGCAGCTGGTGCCGGACGTCGTCCTGATGGACCTGCGGTTCGCGGGGGTGAACCAAGGTATCGACGGGGTCGAGGCCATCCGCCGGCTGGCCATCGCGGCACCGGGAGTGCCCGTGGTGATGCTGACCAGCTACGCCGGCCGCGCCGACGCCGTCCGCGCCTTGGGGGCCGGCGCCCGGGGCTACGTGCTGAAGGCGGGGCCGCCCGAGGAACTGTTCCGGGCCGTTCGCAGCGCCGCGGCCGGCGGCCTGGGCCTCGCCCCGGAGATCGTCGACGGCCTGGTCGGCCAGGTGGTGAGCCCCGACCCGGACCTGACCACCCGGGAGATCGAGGTCATCCGGTTGCTGGCGAGCGGCCGCAGCAACCGGGCCATCGCCGAGGCCCTGTTCCTCAGCGAAGCCACCGTCAAAACCCACCTCGTGCGCATCTACCGCAAGCTCGGAGCCGACAACCGCGCGGCCGCCGTCTCCGAAGCCGTCCGCCGGGGCCTGCTGGAACTCACCTGA